A single genomic interval of Pieris rapae chromosome 23, ilPieRapa1.1, whole genome shotgun sequence harbors:
- the LOC111000543 gene encoding uncharacterized protein LOC111000543 isoform X2 — protein MGCFWSDENYESCRHCNRKAVNNLIIVNECCQICYERVTRQASSGSRAGVQRHSNSVGPYYGEYKCRSCGRYWNSRLCWPKSYQMCKRCKIPVYAYKFRELHDSDLSKKEDKEHESDLCQKCKELGHYCRLTRNKGKSYKNF, from the exons atggGCTGCTTTTGGTCAGACGAG aATTACGAGTCGTGCCGCCATTGCAATCGGAAAGcagttaataatttgattattgtGAACGAATGCTGCCAAATATGTTATGAAAGGGTGACAAGACAAGCAAGTTCTGGAAGTCGGGCTGGTGTCCAAAGGCATTCTAATTCT GTGGGTCCATATTACGGTGAATACAAATGTAGGAGTTGCGGGCGATACTGGAATAGCAGACTTTGTTGGCCTAAATCATACCAAATGTGTAAGAGGTGCAAAATACCAGTCTACGCATACAAATTC aGAGAATTACATGATTCAGATCTATCTAAAAAGGAGGATAAAGAGCATGAAAGTGATTTATGCCAAAAATGCAAAGAATTGGGTCATTATTGTAGACTCACTCGCAACAAAGGAAAATCCTACAAGAATTTCTAA
- the LOC111000543 gene encoding uncharacterized protein LOC111000543 isoform X1: MQEGVKELYSLLLLLLSNYESCRHCNRKAVNNLIIVNECCQICYERVTRQASSGSRAGVQRHSNSVGPYYGEYKCRSCGRYWNSRLCWPKSYQMCKRCKIPVYAYKFRELHDSDLSKKEDKEHESDLCQKCKELGHYCRLTRNKGKSYKNF; encoded by the exons ATGCAGGAAGGGGTTAAAGAATTGTATTCATTGCTGCTGTTACTTCTGAgt aATTACGAGTCGTGCCGCCATTGCAATCGGAAAGcagttaataatttgattattgtGAACGAATGCTGCCAAATATGTTATGAAAGGGTGACAAGACAAGCAAGTTCTGGAAGTCGGGCTGGTGTCCAAAGGCATTCTAATTCT GTGGGTCCATATTACGGTGAATACAAATGTAGGAGTTGCGGGCGATACTGGAATAGCAGACTTTGTTGGCCTAAATCATACCAAATGTGTAAGAGGTGCAAAATACCAGTCTACGCATACAAATTC aGAGAATTACATGATTCAGATCTATCTAAAAAGGAGGATAAAGAGCATGAAAGTGATTTATGCCAAAAATGCAAAGAATTGGGTCATTATTGTAGACTCACTCGCAACAAAGGAAAATCCTACAAGAATTTCTAA